Proteins from one Triticum aestivum cultivar Chinese Spring chromosome 7A, IWGSC CS RefSeq v2.1, whole genome shotgun sequence genomic window:
- the LOC123152137 gene encoding tryptophan decarboxylase 1 — protein MGSLDTNPMSFSALPNDKAAFEPLNPEDVRAYLHKAVDFISDYYTNVESMPVLPNVKPGYLQDELSASPPTYSAPFDVTMKELRTSIVPGMTHWASSNFFAFFPSTNSAAAIAGDLIASAMNSVGFTWQASPAATEMEVLALDWLAQLLRLPTTFMNRTSNGRGTGGGVILGTTSEAMLVTLVAARDAALRRTGSVGVSDIPRLTVYAADQTHSTFFKACRLAGFDPANIRSIPTGPETNYGLDPAKLLEAMQADANAGLVPTYVCVTVGTTSSNAVDPVGAVADIAAMFNAWVHVDAAYAGSACICPEFRHHLDGVERVDSISMSPHKWLLTCLDCTCLYVRDAHRLSDSLETNPEYLKNDATESGEVTDLKDMQVGVGRRFRGLKLWMVMRTYGTAKLQEHIRSDVAMAKMFEDFVSADGRFEVVVPRNFALVCFRIKASGAMTEEDADEVNRVLMENLNKTGKAYLAHTVVGDKFVLRFAVGSSLQEERHVRSAWDLIKKTTSSIMN, from the coding sequence ATGGGCAGCTTGGACACCAACCCAATGTCCTTCTCCGCCTTGCCCAACGACAAGGCCGCGTTCGAGCCGCTCAACCCCGAAGATGTCCGCGCATACCTTCACAAGGCTGTCGACTTCATCTCCGACTACTACACCAACGTCGAGTCCATGCCTGTTCTCCCTAACGTGAAGCCCGGATACCTGCAAGACGAGCTCAGTGCGTCCCCGCCAACCTACTCCGCGCCATTTGATGTCACCATGAAGGAGCTCAGGACCTCCATCGTCCCCGGCATGACGCACTGGGCTAGCTCAaacttcttcgccttcttcccgtccACGAACAGCGCCGCTGCCATCGCCGGCGACCTCATCGCCTCTGCCATGAACTCCGTTGGATTCACGTGGCAGGCCTCGCCTGCAGCCACCGAGATGGAGGTTCTCGCTCTCGACTGGCTTGCGCAGCTTCTGCGCCTACCCACTACCTTCATGAACCGCACCAGCAATGGTCGTGGCACTGGTGGCGGCGTCATccttggcacaacaagcgaggcaATGCTTGTCACGCTAGTCGCCGCTCGTGATGCAGCGCTGCGCCGAACCGGCTCCGTCGGCGTGTCCGACATCCCACGCTTGACTGTGTATGCTGCCGACCAGACCCACTCCACGTTCTTCAAGGCGTGTCGCCTCGCAGGCTTCGACCCCGCCAACATCCGCTCCATCCCCACGGGGCCGGAAACTAACTACGGGCTCGACCCGGCCAAACTTCTCGAGGCAATGCAAGCTGATGCCAACGCCGGTCTTGTGCCTACATATGTTTGTGTCACGGTGGGCACCACGTCTTCCAACGCCGTCGACCCGGTGGGCGCCGTTGCAGACATTGCCGCCATGTTCAATGCGTGGGTCCACGTCGATGCTGCCTACGCTGGCAGTGCGTGTATCTGCCCGGAGTTTCGCCACCATCTCGACGGCGTTGAGCGCGTGGACTCCATTAGCATGAGTCCGCACAAATGGCTTCTCACATGCCTCGATTGCACCTGCCTTTACGTCCGTGATGCTCATCGGCTAAGCGACTCGTTGGAGACCAACCCGGAGTACCTCAAAAACGACGCTACCGAGTCTGGTGAGGTCACCGATCTTAAGGACATGCAGGTCGGCGTCGGTCGGCGCTTTCGCGGGCTCAAGCTTTGGATGGTCATGCGCACTTACGGTACTGCAAAGCTCCAAGAGCACATCCGTAGTGATGTCGCCATGGCCAAGATGTTTGAAGATTTTGTTAGTGCCGACGGTAGGTTCGAGGTGGTCGTGCCGAGAAACTTTGCTCTTGTGTGCTTTAGGATCAAGGCAAGTGGAGCCATGACGGAGGAGGATGCCGATGAGGTCAACCGTGTACTAATGGAGAATCTGAACAAGACTGGCAAGGCATATCTTGCGCACACGGTGGTTGGTGATAAGTTTGTGCTTCGGTTCGCCGTTGGGTCGTCGCTGCAAGAGGAGAGACATGTGAGAAGTGCCTGGGACCTCATCAAGAAGACTACGAGCAGTATCATGAATTAA